In a genomic window of Drosophila takahashii strain IR98-3 E-12201 chromosome 3L, DtakHiC1v2, whole genome shotgun sequence:
- the LOC108067206 gene encoding cholesin, whose product MARTELDKKAKRQGKKRKHEVAGNTEHAASDDEVANKSLILEPQVEQQAAETDKPPKRRQKGDEAPATKKRSKKNAAEEQVATSGGEDATPSKTPKRKQAQEASKPIKQKRSKQESQSEDDEEDSQPTEEQLKEAARPENANAVVTVRQKKKQKHQQRLEAQRSQNSNKEAKINKEYLVKWKESRAEWKFNKLRQISIQQTAFDEEKLEAELWPTALEYLARSQGAARSKISQLAEEVIQKLDKEGEKLEDETERQKLIESTRYQRARDLLQSFD is encoded by the exons ATGGCCCGCACCGAGCTGGATAAGAAGGCCAAGCGGCAGGGCAAGAAACGCAAGCACGAGGTGGCCGGGAACACGGAACATGCGGCCAGCGACGACGAGGTGGCCAACAAAAGTCTGATTCTGGAGCCACAGGTGGAGCAACAGGCGGCCGAAACAG ATAAACCCCCCAAGAGGCGGCAAAAAGGCGATGAAGCACCGGCCACCAAGAAGCGCAGCAAGAAAAACGCggcggaggagcaggtggCCACCAGTGGCGGCGAGGATGCAACCCCCTCGAAGACTCCAAAGAGAAAACAAGCCCAGGAGGCAAGTAAACCCATTAAGCAGAAGCGCAGCAAGCAGGAATCCCAGTCAGAGGACGACGAAGAGGATTCCCAGCCAACGGAGGAGCAACTAAAGGAGGCCGCCCGTCCGGAAAACGCCAATGCGGTGGTCACGGTGCGCCaaaagaagaagcagaagcacCAGCAGCGCCTGGAGGCCCAGCGCAGTCAGAACTCCAACAAGGAGGCCAAAATCAACAAGGAATACCTCGTCAAATGGAAGGAATCCCGTGCGGAGTGGAAATTCAACAAACTCCGGCAGATTTCCATCCAACAAACCGCCTTCGATGAGGAAAAACTCGAGGCGGAGCTATGGCCCACCGCCCTGGAGTATTTGGCCAGGTCCCAGGGAGCAGCTCGCTCGAAAATCAGCCAACTGGCCGAGGAGGTGATCCAAAAACTGGACAAGGAGGGCGAAAAGCTGGAGGACGAGACGGAAAGGCAGAAACTTATCGAATCCACGCGGTATCAGAGGGCTAGAGATCTCCTCCAAAGCTTCGATTAG